One genomic segment of Acidimicrobiales bacterium includes these proteins:
- a CDS encoding DUF2017 family protein, with the protein MKLGRRLRRTKAGNSQLRLSKADRALLRSLPGQVRDLIDSTDPADPSVRRLFPPAYRDEDKAEADYQSLMHDELLEHHRQALIVMEETIDADRLEEEQVVSWLSALNEVRLVLGSNLEVDEGQEPVSSSDPRAPGLALYGYLSWLEEQVVEALSTSL; encoded by the coding sequence GAATGAAGCTCGGCCGGCGCCTTCGGCGCACCAAGGCCGGCAACTCCCAGCTGCGACTGTCGAAGGCGGACCGGGCCCTGCTGCGGTCGCTGCCCGGGCAGGTGCGAGACCTGATCGACTCGACCGATCCCGCCGACCCGAGCGTGCGCCGTCTCTTTCCGCCGGCGTACCGCGACGAGGACAAGGCCGAGGCCGACTACCAGAGCCTGATGCACGACGAGCTCCTCGAGCACCATCGCCAGGCCCTGATCGTCATGGAGGAGACCATCGACGCCGACCGCCTCGAGGAGGAGCAGGTGGTCAGCTGGCTGTCGGCGCTCAACGAGGTGCGCCTCGTGCTGGGCTCCAACCTCGAGGTGGACGAAGGCCAGGAGCCCGTGAGCTCGAGCGATCCCCGGGCCCCCGGGCTCGCCCTGTACGGCTACCTCAGCTGGCTCGAGGAGCAGGTGGTCGAGGCGCTGTCGACGTCGCTCTAG